A section of the Phaseolus vulgaris cultivar G19833 chromosome 8, P. vulgaris v2.0, whole genome shotgun sequence genome encodes:
- the LOC137825724 gene encoding uncharacterized protein has protein sequence MCNKNSPSSPDIQTTSIMKRTRRPTKRYHSSSSSSSSSSSLKPHRRGNRTKTRRPKFVSLRLQLSEPNNIAAQPKPKSKALQQPQLNLFPLHPEHHDMHEEQNVALLFSAEGGATLTGLLEEDSMSPSSATTEGSLSALTCPTEDAGNWLVRKAMRRRESEEGSEERWVCYSEVVEEKKEAMEEVTSYCMMGTTTTTTSFGLLSLKLDHQGILNAWSDKGSLYVAGEGGPHTVPDFLNGFLLHNAFLHHVAWDGWGNGVVGNAWGVPEDCGANKTNVKEENGWKLGQREASVQRYKEKRQSRLFSKKIRYEVRKLNAEKRPRMKGRFVKRE, from the exons ATGTGCAACAAGAACAGTCCTTCTTCTCCAGACATTCAAACAACCTCTATCATGAAGAGGACACGGAGACCAACCAAACGTTATcactcttcctcctcctcctcctcctcttcttcGTCGCTTAAGCCGCACAGGCGCGGAAACCGGACCAAGACGAGGAGGCCCAAGTTCGTTAGCCTGCGTCTTCAGCTATCCGAGCCCAACAACATAGCTGCtcagcccaagcccaagtccaaggCCCTACAGCAGCCGCAGCTGAACCTCTTCCCTCTGCATCCGGAGCACCATGACATGCACGAGGAGCAGAACGTGGCGCTGCTCTTCAGCGCGGAGGGCGGGGCAACGCTGACAGGGCTTCTAGAGGAGGATTCGATGTCGCCGTCGTCGGCGACTACAGAGGGGTCGCTGTCGGCGCTGACTTGTCCGACGGAGGACGCGGGGAATTGGCTAGTGAGGAAGGCGATGCGGCGTAGGGAGAGCGAGGAGGGGAGCGAGGAAAGGTGGGTGTGCTATTCGGAGGTGGTGGAGGAGAAGAAGGAGGCGATGGAGGAGGTGACGAGTTATTGCATGATGGGGACAACGACGACCACAACGTCCTTTGGGTTGTTGTCTTTGAAGCTGGATCACCAGGGGATATTGAATGCTTGGTCTGATAAAGGCTCGCTATACGTTGCGGGGGAGGGAGGCCCACACACTGTCCCAGACTTCCTCAATGGTTTCCTCCTTCATAATGCCTTCCTCCACCAT GTTGCATGGGATGGCTGGGGGAATGGTGTGGTTGGGAACGCATGGGGTGTTCCTGAAGATTGTGGGGCAAACAAGACGAATGTGAAGGAGGAAAATGGTTGGAAGTTGGGGCAGAGAGAAGCAAGTGTGCAGAGATACAAGGAGAAGAGGCAAAGCAGGCTCTTCTCTAAGAAGATCCGTTATGAAGTTCGCAAGCTGAATGCTGAGAAACGGCCCAGGATGAAG GGTCGATTTGTGAAGCGGGAATGA